In the Candidatus Coatesbacteria bacterium genome, CCGTAGGGCCGGGTCTAGAGACCCGGCCGCCGGTTTACCAACAACGTTTCTGTCGGGCGGGGATTCCACCCCCGCCGTTTGTTTGATGACCGCACCTCGCCGGCGCGCCATCTTCGAACGACGAGCCATCCAGGGGAGGGCCTGCGGACGCTCCCGTTGTTCATCTCCCCCTGGGGAACAACCACGCCGACGGGCCGAGCGGTCTACCACACCCCGGGGATCAGTCGTCGCCGGGTCCGCCGGGCGTACTCGGCGTATCCGGCGAGCCCCCGGTGGAGCAGGCGGTCCTCGAGGCTGGTGCGGACGACGAAGAGGCCGCCGATCAGCGCGGCGGGGATCATGGCCCAGAGCGAGCCGAGGACCAGGGGCACGCCCAGATAGAGCAGCAGGCCGCCCAAATACATCGGGTGGCGCACCAGCCCGTAGGGGCCGGAGGAAACGACCCGGTGACCGCGGTCTTCCTGGATGCGGGCGCCGGCCTCGAGGTGGGGGTTGACCAGCATCGTGGCGGTGATCAGGCTCATCCCGGCGACCATCAGCGCCAGACCGGGGATGATCAGCCAGGGGGCGGGGGAGCTCCCACCCAGGCGCAGGTCCAGCCCGGCGGTGACCTGCAGAACCAGCAGCAGCAGGAAGAGGGCGACGCCGACGGCGCGCTCGTAGGGGGCGGTGTCGGTGCGTTCCTTCCAGCGCTCGGCGAGCAGGCCCGGGTTGAAGCGCCAGACCAGGGGCAGGCCGATCAGGCCGTGGAGGGCCATCAGGCCGAAGACCAGCCAGGCGCGGAGGTGATCGACGCCGCCGCGGGCGATGAAGAAAACGACGGCCTGACCGATGACGATGATCAGGGGGGCGGCGAGACGACGCAGGACGTTGCGAAGGTTCATGGGGCGGCTCCCGGCGGGGTCTCATTCTGGATGAGCTCGATCAGCCCGCTGAT is a window encoding:
- a CDS encoding DUF1295 domain-containing protein, translating into MNLRNVLRRLAAPLIIVIGQAVVFFIARGGVDHLRAWLVFGLMALHGLIGLPLVWRFNPGLLAERWKERTDTAPYERAVGVALFLLLLVLQVTAGLDLRLGGSSPAPWLIIPGLALMVAGMSLITATMLVNPHLEAGARIQEDRGHRVVSSGPYGLVRHPMYLGGLLLYLGVPLVLGSLWAMIPAALIGGLFVVRTSLEDRLLHRGLAGYAEYARRTRRRLIPGVW